The following are encoded together in the Plasmodium knowlesi strain H genome assembly, chromosome: 8 genome:
- a CDS encoding methionine--tRNA ligase, putative: MKWALHPLVVGLISVPLTETFKGCLPSFSNLCGDFRPIDRHVAWASPFGRKDGAKIWSSGHPKRKYKYSYAYVNRGKDHMPGGHRTIGAKVTKRTTLGALQKGNVENSAKCITRGESSSIEENHICNVPNRDRENGEEESEEVYFVSTPVYYANDKPHIGHAYCNVLSDIICRFAKWEYTEGRRKRVILFSGMDEHGLKIERKSKKLKIPSMEYINNMSSYYQMMNDKLHVHVNIFYRTTSQFHKSFVQQVWKYLTQNGYIYKGTYRGYYDVNEEKYLNEFELKQKEKNDPNILYIEEENSYFFNILKFKKFLTDFYQRSDELIYPSYLQKEMLHFVNHELKDVCISRYNTQWGIKIPGEEKGTIYVWFDALLSYVSSVLYMVKKRQLRKGNDSPVIHLPRGSDTFYQEESNESPRSPPSHEVETDELTCSYEDILSIVGLENSQQERDSHMNNQAFPSDVTPPPDGTLSRLFQKAWNPHVQVIGKDILKFHGVLYICLLQSLNLKLPQKIICHGLIKSENVKMSKSIGNVISPFDIVEKYDPDIVRLYFFGCANIFEDKNFKKEHLESFQLFVRNNVGNLLYRVMSLCMDNNYKHIYKDGQANFLDSPIFRQSSEMKQKLLILIHNKDFALFLENLMALIKQVNKFFVHQEPWKCTNDSVRFNQIIYETLEGIKFFSVFLYPIMPQICSSILYNIGLDASPSSGYSLAMLTEPTREFALRDLIKIV, encoded by the coding sequence ATGAAATGGGCACTGCACCCCCTGGTGGTTGGCCTGATAAGTGTGCCCCTTACAGAAACATTCAAGGGatgccttccttccttctccaacTTGTGTGGTGATTTTCGCCCAATTGACCGGCACGTGGCATGGGCATCACCATTTGGTCGAAAGGATGGAGCAAAAATATGGAGTAGTGGACACCCAAAGAGGAAATACAAATATAGCTATGCGTACGTAAATAGGGGCAAGGATCACATGCCCGGGGGGCATAGGACAATAGGAGCGAAAGTTACAAAAAGAACAACATTGGGAGCTTTGCAAAAGGGGAACGTGGAGAACAGCGCAAAATGTATCACCCGGGGGGAAAGTTCTTCCATCGAGGAAAACCACATTTGCAATGTGCCGAATCGTGATCGCgaaaatggtgaagaagaaTCGGAGGAAGTCTACTTCGTTAGCACCCCGGTGTACTACGCAAATGACAAGCCACACATCGGGCATGCATACTGCAACGTTCTGAGTGACATCATATGTCGTTTCGCTAAATGGGAATACACAGAGGGAAGACGTAAAAGGGTTATTCTCTTTTCAGGAATGGATGAGCACGGgttaaaaattgaaagaaaatCTAAGAAACTGAAAATTCCTAGCATGGAGTATATCAACAATATGAGTAGCTATTACCAAATGATGAATGATAaattacatgtacatgtgaatatattttataggACAACTAGCCAATTTCACAAAAGCTTTGTACAACAGGTTTGGAAATATTTAACACAGAATGGCTACATATATAAGGGAACTTATAGAGGGTATTACGACGTAAACGAAGAAAAGTATTTAAACGAATTTGAATtaaaacagaaggaaaaaaacgaccCCAATATTCTATatattgaagaagaaaatagctacttttttaacattttaaaatttaaaaaatttttaactgATTTTTATCAACGTAGTGACGAGCTTATCTATCCATCCTACCTGCAGAAGGAGATGCTCCATTTTGTCAATCACGAGCTGAAAGATGTGTGCATAAGTAGGTACAACACGCAATGGGGAATTAAAATTCctggtgaagaaaaagggaccATCTACGTCTGGTTCGATGCGCTTCTGTCGTATGTATCTTCAGTATTGTACATGGTGAAGAAGAGGCAACTACGTAAGGGAAATGACTCCCCTGTCATTCATTTGCCACGGGGTAGTGACACATTCTACCAGGAAGAATCTAATGAGTCTCCACGTTCTCCCCCCTCGCACGAAGTGGAGACGGACGAACTTACTTGTTCCTATGAAGATATCTTAAGCATAGTGGGTTTGGAGAATTCCCAGCAGGAGAGGGATTCCCACATGAATAATCAGGCCTTCCCATCTGATGTGACACCCCCTCCAGATGGTACCCTTTCCAGGCTCTTCCAAAAGGCATGGAATCCTCATGTACAGGTAATAGGAAAGGATATCCTGAAATTTCATGGGGTGCTTTACATCTGTTTGTTGCAAAGTCTTAATTTAAAATTGccacaaaaaataatatgcCACGGATTGATAAAAAGcgaaaatgttaaaatgtCCAAAAGTATAGGAAATGTGATAAGCCCATTTGATATAGTGGAAAAATATGATCCAGATATTGTTAGACTATACTTCTTTGGCTGTGCCAATATTTTTGAagacaaaaattttaagaaagAACATCTTGAGTCCTTCCAACTTTTTGTGCGAAATAATGTAGGCAATTTATTGTACCGAGTTATGTCTCTCTGTATGGATAATAATtataagcatatatataaagatgGACAAGCCAATTTTTTAGACTCGCCCATTTTCAGGCAATCTTCAGAAATGAAGCAGAAGTTACTAATCCTAATTCATAATAAGGATTTTGCTctatttttggaaaatctAATGGCGCTGATAAAACAGGTGAATAAATTCTTCGTTCATCAGGAACCAtggaaatgtacaaatgaTTCTGTCCGTTTTAATCAAATAATTTATGAGACCCTCGAGggcataaaatttttttccgtttttttgtATCCAATTATGCCGcaaatttgttcttccattttgtacaaCATCGGCTTGGACGCCTCCCCTTCGAGCGGATATTCTCTAGCCATGTTGACGGAGCCAACGCGCGAGTTTGCCCTGCGCGATTTGATTAAAATTGTGTGA
- a CDS encoding DnaJ protein, putative: MDIEKCKCFYEILNVESTATVEEIKKSYKKIILQYHPDKNSHLSEEEQRRCTNIFRQVQEAYECLVDERRRKWYDKNRLRIIAGKENEEKRDQNRQARRRSGSAGSSESGGGPTSGINIWEYFSSSCYEGFNDKDERSFYNVYRKLFEEIIEEENEELNMRRRYGKKRHEEDEENKRNNVHAPSFGNSKSNGKEIDEFYSYWSNFSTVKKFDYSYEYMKMYEQENRHVRRNLKKAAEKRSLKERKEFNENVRSLVEHLKKHDTRYLNRVLELAEEKRKKAEEKERQRREQMLQRKYLFEEIKEKREDPEGQAQGDKLPSEEEQPCDYSSCSEQGDRMKGNREGEEQRSGGKGQGNYNSHCEDAGGEDGESGGEDKNSENPYSEVIYRCEVCRKNFKSMKQYNSHEKSKKHVSNFLKHAKRYAAGGIFDAEPQGKWLDGQVDEQMDEQMDEQMDEQMDEQMDEQMDEQMDEQMDEQMDEQMDEQMDEQMDEPSFQQSDNSDGQREKRSAKSKTKKKKNKKSRAQMNNFSESVNSASESSHQDEDVLSWYKGKKQHRNKFPYTEEEEGISDAAESLQREESPQEDDSAKQVKASPAQAENTMNSSDDYTSSKRKKKLLKKKKKKEGTNRKENDEKKLDEPKEDNKDISGKGNSKSKIKESTKNLVCKMCKETFDSRNKLFAHIQKEGHAANKVVVDVSAKVNKNKKGSSKREKLP; the protein is encoded by the coding sequence ATGGATATAGAAAAATGCAAGTGCTTCTACGAAATATTAAACGTTGAAAGCACAGCCACGGTGGAGGAAATCAAAAagagttacaaaaaaattattcttcaGTATCACCCAGATAAGAATTCCCATTTGTCAGAGGAGGAACAGAGAAGGTGCACAAATATATTTCGACAAGTTCAGGAGGCATATGAATGCTTGGTggatgaaaggagaaggaaatggtATGACAAAAATCGTCTGCGAATCATTgcaggaaaggaaaatgaggaaaagagGGATCAAAACAGACAAGCAAGAAGGCGAAGTGGAAGCGCCGGAAGTAGCGAAAGCGGAGGAGGACCTACTTCAGGTATAAACATTTGGGAATATTTCAGCAGTAGCTGTTATGAAGGATTTAATGATAAAGacgaaagaagtttttataATGTGTacagaaaattatttgaagaaataatagaagaagaaaatgaggagCTAAATATGCGTCGCCGATACGGAAAAAAGAGACACGAGGAGGATGAGGAGAATAAGAGGAATAATGTTCATGCGCCTTCATTTGGGAATTCCAAATcgaatggaaaggaaattgatgaattttattcatattgGTCTAACTTTTCCacagttaaaaaatttgactactcatatgaatatatgaaaatgtatgaacaggAAAATAGACATGTGAGAcgaaatttgaaaaaagccgccgaaaaaagaagcttaaaggagaggaaggagTTTAACGAAAATGTCAGGTCCCTGGTGGAACACCTGAAGAAGCATGATACGAGGTACCTTAACAGGGTTCTGGAATTGGCCgaggagaagaggaaaaaggcggaagagaaggaaaggcaACGTAGGGAACAAATGCTCCAGAGGAAATATCTGTTTGAGGAAATTAAGGAGAAACGGGAGGATCCTGAGGGACAAGCACAAGGGGATAAGTTGCCATCAGAGGAGGAACAACCATGTGACTATTCCTCGTGCAGCGAACAGGGTGACCGCATGAAAGGGAACCGTGAAGGGGAGGAGCAGCGTTCTGGTGGTAAGGGACAAGGGAACTACAACTCCCACTGTGAGGATGCTGGTGGTGAAGATGGTGAAAGTGGTGGAGAGGACAAAAATAGTGAGAACCCGTACAGCGAAGTCATCTACAGGTGCGAAGTGTGTAGGAAGAATTTCAAAAGCATGAAGCAGTACAATTCGCATGAGAAATCCAAGAAGCATGTGAGCAACTTTTTGAAGCACGCCAAGAGGTATGCCGCTGGGGGTATTTTCGACGCCGAGCCACAGGGTAAGTGGTTGGATGGGCAAGTGGATGAACAGATGGATGAACAAATGGATGAACAGATGGATGAACAAATGGATGAACAGATGGATGAACAGATGGATGAACAAATGGATGAACAGATGGATGAACAGATGGATGAACAGATGGATGAACAGATGGATGAACAGATGGACGAACCAAGTTTCCAGCAAAGTGACAACTCGGATGGGCAACGAGAGAAGCGCTCCGCAAAGtcgaaaacgaaaaaaaagaaaaacaaaaagagcAGAGCACAgatgaataatttttccgaGTCGGTTAATTCCGCCTCGGAGTCTTCACACCAGGATGAAGATGTCTTATCATGGtacaaagggaagaagcaacACCGAAACAAATTTCCCTAtacagaggaagaagagggcATATCCGATGCAGCAGAAAGTTTGCAGCGGGAGGAGTCTCCTCAGGAGGATGATTCCGCAAAGCAGGTTAAGGCCTCACCCGCGCAGGCCGAAAACACAATGAACTCGAGTGACGACTATACATCCTccaagcgaaaaaaaaaattgctaaaaaaaaaaaaaaaaaaggaaggcactaataggaaagaaaacgacgaaaaaaaattggatgaGCCCAAGGAAGACAATAAAGACATAAGCGGAAAAGGAAACTcgaaaagtaaaataaaagaaagtaCAAAAAATCTGGTGTGTAAAATGTGCAAGGAAACATTTGACTCGcgaaataaattatttgcaCACATACAGAAAGAAGGACACGCAGCAAATAAAGTTGTTGTTGACGTGTCTGCAAaggtgaataaaaataaaaagggcaGCAGCAAGAGGGAGAAATTGCCATAA
- a CDS encoding ADP/ATP carrier protein, putative — translation MENYYLKKKKKIKYRELFITTFLTHGGSNLISKLLVSPLERIVIIRQTQPFFFRNVLLNSSFTYSNIVRGIYANQGLTSFWWGYHASVWNFLSFSFFRLLFHDKIKYNLAIENSKKNYLTTFFLLYTSSCLAALIAYPLDTIHNCMALNHETVKNKKLSSRGIILFIYDLILKKKIKHLYAGYSLCLVNFIPYLLISIKLNEIFTKYFIECNSHEKDDYSKQGGEQYADRNISEDYQRLFKKTPNVLSYIFLGVLTGYISQVATYPLETIRRKYQYHVIYEKKFPQTLMHNKNSNVKKPEKLIAKFSNVYRGFSLHTFKLIPEYLIFSCFFYYVKNNIPI, via the exons atggaaaattattatttaaaaaaaaaaaaaaaaattaaatataggGAGTTATTCATAACGACATTTTTAACCCATGGAGGATCAAATCTCATTTCTAAGCTTCTCGTTTCTCCCTTGGAGCGAATTGTAATCATTAGACAAAcacaacctttttttttcagaaacgTTTTGCTCAATTCCTCCTTTACGTACTCAAATATAGTAAGAG GTATATACGCCAACCAAGGCCTGACATCCTTCTGGTGGGGCTATCATGCAAGTGTATGGAACTTCCTCTCCTTCAGTTTTTTCAGACTACTCTTTCACGATAAGATCAAGTACAACCTAGCTATCGAAAACAGCAAAAAGAATTAcctaacaaccttcttccttttgtatACCTCCAGTTGCTTGGCAGCTCTAATTGCATATCCGCTAGACACGATTCATAATTGCATGGCACTAAACCATGAAACAGTTAAGAATAAGAAGCTAAGTAGCAGGGGTATTATACTTTTCATATACGATTTgattctaaaaaaaa AAATTAAACACCTGTACGCTGGGTACAGCTTGTGTCTAGTAAACTTTATCCCCTATTTGCTCATCTCAATAAAGCTGAATGAAATTTTTACCAAGTACTTTATCGAATGCAATTCTCACGAAAAAGATGACTATTCCAAGCAGGGGGGAGAACAATATGCTGATAGAAACATAAGTGAAGACTATCAAagattgtttaaaaaaacgcCAAATGTCTTGTCCTACATTTTCCTGGGTGTACTCACCGGATACATATCACAAGTCGCCACGTATCCCCTGGAAACCATACGGAGGAAGTACCAGTACCACGTCATatatgaaaagaaatttcCCCAAACATTAATGCATAATAAAAATTCGAATGTGAAAAAACCAGAAAAACTTATCGCAAAATTTTCGAATGTGTACAGGGGATTTTCCTTGCATACCTTTAAATTAATTCCAGAGTATTTAATATttagttgttttttttactacGTCAAGAACAATATACCTATATGA
- a CDS encoding regulator of nonsense transcripts 1, putative → MDSSFDYNQIDVDDFDDFYNFCTLKEKEKKKNGKRIGEEFFERDVKNEENGEDEGECEESTDNFSVDTTTMYKEGSKKSRSIGKNSKEILQTGKTSHEKRMDEVHTEEEDRLIGRRILDLEHRYAYVDDDYHDIGAEIELEDESLADERISSYDKDDQWNNIEYKTKKKKNQQMDGKNMGFNNAHSSNGDNVHFPQERSNCGDHTSNRYASVSKEDYEEDKEKIYEDYNGRRKYPRDCSQYSNSNCDSYSYSVDMTSVSKGNKEEPKYFRCRYCEMDSVDSVVQCNTCGRWFCNGSYGTCGSHIVTHLVRSKHKEIKLHKKSLLGETILECYNCGCKNVFLLGFLPTPEEGVVVIICRDPCLARCISLSEKCQKSGELEQEQVKKNADNSTGEKQKDGKENPAKLNNPTGRDIKGEKKKALPYDDFNAEEELIGTDEDDVVSTKEDTDMVKNKGYISSDDFGYMSDQEKGSEGGKNSHGVFTAKKSNQKGKEKKMEHDVNPKEEDSEAGSSYCASVGNNLKELIKMKDWDLNKWQPVIEDRCLLEWLVNIPTAEEAERKGKRTTSYNVNKLEELWKNKKDVYIDELDGEILNDEPVKVELRYKDAYHYQSIFAPLIQLEADYDKSIKEGQKQANVTVRWDIGLNKKRYAHFIYVKEESELRLVAGDELKLSYTYPDGTIWSCEGHISRIHNTEEIALELRTSNTANGPWVDNITTGYTVEFVWKSTAYDRMQLALNEFAQNSYSLSGYLYHKLLGHEVSEDSLNYYKAALTNQIHGKRTPRIANYSAPNLAALNHSQIDAIKKSLVSPLSLIQGPPGTGKTLTCATLVYHLSKTKMGKVLVTAPSNVAVDQLSVRIHKTGLKVVRLCAKSREYVPSIADYLYLHNQMKLIKSDIGEELNKLLELKEEVGELSQKDERRLKKLIFFAEYKILVEADVICTTCVGAMDKRLKRFRFSQVLVDEATQSTEPECLVPLVTGAKQIVLVGDHCQLGPIIVCKKAANAGLGKSLFERLVMLGITPFRLEVQYRMHPALSEFPSYVFYDGCLQNGITLKEREYPLKDFPWPNPKCPMFFYNSTGLEEMSASGTSYLNRAEASNMEKLVRTLINCGLKPSQIGVITPYEGQRAYITSLFQKNISYQHSTEIEVASVDAFQGREKDFILLSCVRSNKKLGIGFLNDPRRLNVALTRAKYGLIICGNAKVLSRHHVMIKKLHNSNETITNVNSVWINLLSQFKKKDLIVEGCLSNLKPMNIHIPTPTKQPSRYINFSYFLSSERPFRGGVFSERSRSRSRSRSVGSDKSGKTGRSEGSHAGSDDCKTQSSSSFIHMNMSNLSYCSDEVVLNKDILSYMHQRQGGGIKQMGKSYINNLSQGSQFNDYSSVNKNYQSDNFSNYEAESSISVSTNKYANQNLMCYNRGSLSEERKNHVASHFSNSHFRENYDGGFMRKSDMFAYPFYYGSKRDPSSLHNGQGGYRSHTGKNAYTSHNPRKPRSNGGHHGYVKQNLGNTTERRAYRNRNV, encoded by the coding sequence ATGGACAGCTCATTCGACTACAACCAAATAGATGTGGACGATTTTGATGACTTCTACAATTTCTGTACcttaaaggagaaggagaaaaaaaaaaatgggaaaaggatCGGGGAAGAGTTTTTCGAGAGGGatgtgaaaaatgaagaaaacggGGAAGATGAAGGAGAGTGCGAAGAAAGCACGGATAATTTCTCCGTAGACACCACAACCATgtataaagaaggaagtaagaaAAGTAGAtcaattggaaaaaatagcaaagaAATATTACAGACAGGCAAGACTTCGCATGAGAAGAGGATGGATGAAGTGCAcacagaggaagaagatcgCTTGATTGGGAGGAGAATTCTTGATTTGGAACACagatatgcatatgtagATGATGATTATCACGATATCGGTGCTGAGATCGAACTTGAGGATGAAAGTTTGGCGGACGAGCGCATTTCTAGTTACGACAAGGATGACCAGTGGAATAACATAGaatacaaaacaaaaaaaaaaaaaaatcaacagaTGGATGGAAAGAACATGGGTTTCAATAATGCACACAGTAGCAATGGCGACAATGTGCACTTTCCCCAGGAGAGAAGCAACTGTGGGGACCACACGTCCAACAGGTATGCTAGTGTATCGAAAGAAGACTACGAAgaggataaagaaaaaatctacGAAGATTACAATGGTAGGAGGAAGTACCCAAGGGATTGCAGTCAGTACTCGAATAGTAACTGCGACAGTTACAGTTATAGTGTTGACATGACAAGCGTGAgtaaaggaaataaagaagaaccCAAATATTTTAGATGTCGTTACTGTGAAATGGATTCTGTGGATAGTGTGGTTCAGTGCAACACCTGTGGTCGATGGTTCTGTAATGGATCCTATGGTACATGTGGTAGCCACATCGTCACACATCTGGTGAGGTCAAAGCATAAGGAAATTAAGCTACACAAGAAGAGCCTACTGGGGGAAACCATCTTGGAGTGCTATAACTGTGGgtgcaaaaatgtgtttttacTAGGTTTCCTACCTACTCCTGAGGAGGGAGTCGTTGTCATTATATGTAGAGACCCTTGCTTAGCCAGGTGCATTTCACTGAGCGAGAAATGTCAGAAGAGTGGTGAATTGGAACAAGagcaggtgaaaaaaaacgcgGATAATTCAACAGGGGAGAAGCAAAaagatggaaaggaaaacccCGCTAAACTGAACAACCCAACGGGGAGAGAcattaaaggggaaaagaaaaaagctcTCCCTTATGATGATTTCAACGCGGAAGAGGAGCTAATTGGCacagatgaagatgatgttGTTAGCACGAAGGAAGACACGGATATGGTGAAGAACAAGGGCTACATAAGCAGCGATGATTTTGGTTACATGAGTGATCAGGAAAAGGGGAgcgaagggggaaaaaactccCATGGGGTATTTACGGCGAAGAAGAGTaatcaaaaaggaaaggagaaaaaaatggaacatgaTGTAAATCCGAAGGAGGAAGACTCTGAGGCTGGAAGTAGTTATTGCGCAAGTGTAGGAAACAATTTAAAGGAGCTTATAAAGATGAAGGACTGGGATTTGAATAAATGGCAACCAGTGATAGAAGACAGGTGTCTACTAGAGTGGCTAGTAAATATCCCCACCGcggaagaagcagaaagaaagggaaaaagaaccacATCATATAATGTGAATAAGTTAGAAGAGCtatggaaaaataagaaagatgtatatatagatgAGTTAGATGGAGAGATATTGAATGATGAACCTGTTAAGGTAGAACTAAGGTATAAAGACGCATACCATTATCAGTCCATCTTCGCACCATTAATTCAATTGGAGGCGGATTATGACAAATCGATAAAGGAGGGTCAGAAGCAAGCAAATGTTACAGTGCGTTGGGATATAGgattgaataaaaaaagatatgCCCATTTCATTTacgtgaaggaagaaagtgaacTAAGGTTAGTAGCAGGAGATGAATTAAAATTATCATATACTTATCCTGACGGAACGATATGGAGTTGCGAAGGACACATTTCTAGAATTCACAACACGGAGGAAATAGCCTTAGAATTAAGAACCTCCAATACGGCTAATGGACCATGGGTAGATAACATAACGACTGGGTACACAGTGGAGTTCGTTTGGAAAAGTACAGCATATGATAGAATGCAGTTAGCGTTAAATGAATTCGCACAAAATTCCTACTCACTCAGTGGGTACTTATATCATAAACTGCTTGGCCACGAAGTATCAGAAGATTCATTAAATTATTACAAGGCAGCATTGACCAATCAGATCCATGGGAAGAGAACTCCACGTATTGCAAATTACTCCGCCCCCAACTTAGCTGCACTTAATCATTCACAAATTGATGCTATAAAGAAAAGCTTAGTATCACCGTTATCCCTAATTCAAGGACCACCAGGTACAGGGAAAACATTAACCTGTGCTACTTTGGTGTATCATTTGTCCAAGacgaaaatgggaaaagtgtTAGTGACTGCTCCTAGTAACGTTGCTGTGGATCAGCTGTCAGTAAGAATACACAAGACTGGACTAAAGGTAGTACGACTGTGTGCCAAAAGTAGAGAATACGTACCGAGCATTGCAGATTATTTGTACTTGCATAATCAGATGAAATTGATAAAATCAGATATTGGAGAGGAATTGAATAAATTACTTGAactgaaggaggaagtagGAGAATTATCACAGAAGGATGAAAGGAgattaaaaaagttaatttttttcgcagAATATAAAATATTGGTAGAGGCAGATGTAATATGTACTACCTGTGTTGGTGCCATGGACAAACGATTGAAACGTTTTCGATTTAGTCAAGTGTTAGTTGATGAAGCAACTCAATCAACAGAACCGGAATGTCTAGTACCACTTGTTACCGGAGCTAAACAAATTGTACTAGTTGGAGATCACTGTCAGTTAGGTCCCATAATAGTTTGTAAGAAGGCAGCAAATGCAGGGTTGGGAAAGAGTCTATTCGAAAGATTAGTTATGTTGGGTATTACCCCTTTCAGGTTAGAGGTTCAGTACCGTATGCATCCTGCTTTAAGTGAGTTTCCATCGTACGTTTTCTATGATGGTTGTCTCCAAAACGGAATCACATTGAAGGAACGAGAATATCCTCTGAAGGACTTCCCATGGCCGAATCCAAAATGCCCTATGTTCTTTTACAATTCCACTGGGTTGGAAGAAATGTCGGCCTCCGGGACGAGCTACTTAAACAGAGCAGAAGCGTCCAACATGGAGAAGCTTGTCAGAACTCTCATCAATTGTGGGCTGAAGCCAAGCCAAATTGGGGTGATAACACCGTATGAGGGACAGAGAGCTTACAtaacttccctttttcagaAGAACATTTCTTACCAACATTCCACAGAGATAGAAGTGGCATCTGTGGATGCATTccaaggaagggaaaaggattTCATCCTTCTCTCTTGTGTTCGATCGAACAAGAAATTAGGAATTGGTTTTTTAAATGACCCAAGGAGGTTAAACGTAGCATTGACGAGGGCCAAGTATGGGTTGATCATATGTGGTAATGCCAAGGTGCTGTCCAGGCATCAcgtaatgataaaaaaattacataactCGAATGAGACCATCACGAATGTGAACTCCGTCTGGATTAATCTCCTCAGTCAGTTTAAGAAGAAGGATCTAATTGTCGAGGGTTGTTTATCGAATTTGAAGCCTATGAACATTCATATCCCGACCCCGACAAAGCAGCCCTCGAGGTACATCAACTTCAGTTATTTCCTATCTAGCGAAAGACCCTTCCGTGGGGGCGTGTTCTCAGAAAGAAGCAGGAGCAGGAGCAGGAGCAGAAGCGTTGGAAGTGATAAAAGTGGTAAAACAGGTAGAAGTGAAGGAAGCCACGCTGGTAGTGATGACTGTAAGACCCAAAGTAGCAGTTCTTTCATACACATGAATATGTCAAACCTTAGCTACTGCAGTGATGAGGTGGTGCTGAACAAGGACATCCTCAGTTACATGCATCAAAGGCAAGGTGGTGGAATCAAACAGATGGGAAAATCCtacataaataatttaagTCAGGGTTCCCAGTTCAATGACTATTCTtctgtaaataaaaattatcaaagtGATAACTTCTCGAATTATGAGGCTGAGTCTTCCATTTCAGTTAGCACGAACAAATATGCTAACCAAAATTTGATGTGCTACAATAGAGGCAGTTTGAGTGAGGAACGAAAGAATCAtgtagctagccatttttcgAATTCCCATTTTAGAGAAAACTACGATGGCGGCTTCATGAGGAAGTCTGATATGTTTGCTTACCCGTTCTACTACGGAAGTAAGAGAGATCCCTCCAGTTTACACAACGGACAGGGTGGATACAGATCGCACACTGGGAAAAACGCGTATACATCGCATAATCCGCGTAAGCCGCGCAGTAATGGCGGCCACCATGGTTACGTGAAACAGAACCTCGGCAATACAACAGAACGAAGAGCATATCGAAATAGAAATGTATGA